The DNA sequence TTTGCGCCGGTATGTAAATACCTTTAAGGCACGGTGCTAATTCCAACAGAGGAGATTTTTCTTTTCTGGGAGATAAGAGGTGTGGAGATTCGATATATAATCTTCAGCCTCTTTCTCTACGCAGAAAGAGGCTTTTTTATATCATAAAAGGAGTGATTTACAGGTCAGCATCAAAGGGTTCAAAGCAAAAGTTAAAAAAAACAATAATGGAGAGAGAAAATGAAGAATAAAAAATGGAGCTTTCTATTAAGTATTTTTGTCGTTATCCTGCTTACAGCAGGGTGCCAGCCAAAGACAGGCGTCAGCACCGAGGGAGAGGCGGCGGCCGATAAAACCAATGATGAAAACGAGCTTACCGATAAAAAGATCGCATTAATTATGCAGCAGAATCTTGGTACGTTTTCTGCTCAGTATATTGACGGTGTGAAGGAGCAGGTTACGAAATTCGGCGGAACTACAACAGTTTTTACTTCTGATGGTGACCTGGCGAAAATGTCTTCAAACCTGGATGCAGCGATCAACCAGGGATTTGATGCTATTTTAATAGACCATGGCACAAAAGAAGCATTGGCGGCCGGAGTCCAAAAGGCGGTCGAGAAAAAAATCCCAGTGGTTGCCTTTGACGCAGAGGTTAGTGAACCGGGTGTGACCGTGCTTGAGCAGGGTGACCAGGAGATGGCAAAAAGCACTCTTGAGAGACTGGCTGAGGACTCAGATGGAAATGCAAATATCGTTAAAATATGGGTAGCCGGCTTTGCGCCGATGGAGCGAAGACAAGTTGCCTATAAGGAATTCCTTGAACAGAATCCGGGGATTAAAGAGGTCGCGGCATTTGGAGCAGCGACGCAGAACACAGCATTGGATACTCAGTCACAAATGGAAGCCATTTTAAAGCAGTATCCGGAGAAAGGGCAGATTACAGCAGTTTGGGCAGCATGGGATGAATTTGCCAAAGGAGCCGTGCGTGCTATCCAGCAGGCCGGCCGGACAGATATCAAAGTGTACGGAATCGATATGAGTGATGAAGACCTGCAAATGATTCAGGACAAGAATTCTCCTTGGGTGGCAACTGCAGCTGTTGATCCAAAGGATATTGGCAGAATACAGGTTCGCTATGCCTATCAAAAATTATCCGGAGAAGAGACTCCTGACAATGTTAAATTAACACCGGTGTTCGTATCAAAAGATGACCTCCCGGAAGAGCAAATCACAACCACGGAGCTGAATGAATACGTGGAAGGATGGGGCAACAGCGACCAGGGATATACCGAAACCCTGAAGGAATTGGAAGAAGGGAAATAACAGAGGGACATTAGGCAGCCTTAGGTTAAAGGCCGCCTGATGTTTTCCTTTTTAAAGGAGGCAGCATGATGGGTGCATCACTACTTGAAATGAGAAATATATCCAAGAGCTTTGGTGCAGCAAAGGCTTTGAAGAGAGCTGGACTCCATTTGGCCTCTGGAGAAGTACATGCTTTATTGGGGGCCAATGGTGCGGGTAAAAGTACGCTTATCAAAATTTTGGCGGGTGCTTACAGCCATGATGAAGGCGATATTTATCTTAACGGAAAGCCAGTCACGATCCATTCACCAAAAGAGGCGAAGGATCTGGGCATCCACTGTGTGTACCAGGAGGTGGATACGGCATTGGTGCCGCAGCTGACAGTGGCGGAGAATATTCTGCTTGATTCCTTTGCCGGAGGAAACCGCTTTTTCGTCTCAAAAAAGGAGCTGAAGCGAAAAGCAGAAGAAATTCTTGCTCTCCTGAATGAAGAGCAAATAGCTGTAGACCAATATGTCTC is a window from the Bacillus infantis NRRL B-14911 genome containing:
- a CDS encoding sugar ABC transporter substrate-binding protein, translating into MKNKKWSFLLSIFVVILLTAGCQPKTGVSTEGEAAADKTNDENELTDKKIALIMQQNLGTFSAQYIDGVKEQVTKFGGTTTVFTSDGDLAKMSSNLDAAINQGFDAILIDHGTKEALAAGVQKAVEKKIPVVAFDAEVSEPGVTVLEQGDQEMAKSTLERLAEDSDGNANIVKIWVAGFAPMERRQVAYKEFLEQNPGIKEVAAFGAATQNTALDTQSQMEAILKQYPEKGQITAVWAAWDEFAKGAVRAIQQAGRTDIKVYGIDMSDEDLQMIQDKNSPWVATAAVDPKDIGRIQVRYAYQKLSGEETPDNVKLTPVFVSKDDLPEEQITTTELNEYVEGWGNSDQGYTETLKELEEGK